A genome region from Leptodactylus fuscus isolate aLepFus1 chromosome 6, aLepFus1.hap2, whole genome shotgun sequence includes the following:
- the SP6 gene encoding transcription factor Sp6 — protein MLTAVCSSLGNQPSEAPGSPATSELSLKSYTIPSDSDPGLSLQQESPQDPSYTSPERYTSLSSVRIPCQTFAGRESAESTSFTKFLHPSLEMSHPYESWMRPPGPGGPGEDTGVPSWWDLHAGSSWMDMQPGAGGFATTSPHQAPLGAYGSELCIPPAHMLPPTPHLMGTLEATMESHAVEQSSDGSPRPKSARRAMPRSAAQTACRCPNCQEAERVGTSGDVTKRKTMHNCHIPGCGKAYAKTSHLKAHLRWHSGDRPFVCNWLFCGKRFTRSDELQRHLQTHTGAKKYPCPSCSRVFMRSDHLTKHMKTHDGETRGSTETSSKAKREPEESTSSHTN, from the coding sequence ATGCTGACTGCTGTATGTAGCTCTTTGGGAAACCAACCATCAGAGGCTCCTGGATCACCGGCCACCTCTGAGCTCTCCCTTAAATCATATACCATCCCCTCAGACTCTGATCCAGGACTATCCCTTCAGCAAGAGTCACCCCAAGATCCATCCTATACATCTCCTGAGAGATACACCTCTCTTTCCTCGGTACGAATTCCTTGTCAAACATTTGCAGGTCGAGAATCTGCTGAGAGTACTTCATTCACCAAGTTTCTGCATCCTTCCCTTGAGATGTCTCATCCATATGAATCCTGGATGAGACCTCCAGGGCCAGGAGGTCCTGGAGAAGACACTGGCGTTCCTTCATGGTGGGATCTCCACGCTGGGTCGAGTTGGATGGATATGCAGCCTGGAGCTGGAGGCTTTGCTACAACCTCACCACACCAGGCCCCTTTGGGTGCCTATGGCTCTGAGCTGTGTATTCCCCCTGCCCACATGCTGCCTCCTACACCTCATCTCATGGGAACATTGGAAGCCACGATGGAATCTCATGCTGTTGAACAAAGTTCTGATGGGTCCCCTCGTCCCAAAAGTGCCAGACGAGCAATGCCACGCAGTGCTGCCCAAACTGCTTGCCGTTGTCCCAACTGCCAGGAAGCAGAACGCGTTGGCACCAGTGGAGATGTAACAAAGAGAAAAACCATGCACAATTGCCACATCCCAGGCTGTGGAAAAGCCTATGCCAAAACCTCCCATCTAAAGGCTCACTTACGCTGGCATAGTGGTGATCGTCCTTTTGTCTGCAACTGGCTGTTCTGTGGCAAGAGATTCACTAGGAGTGATGAGCTGCAAAGACACCTACAGACCCATACAGGAGCAAAAAAATACCCTTGTCCTTCCTGTAGTCGTGTGTTCATGAGGAGTGATCATCTGACTAAACACATGAAGACCCATGACGGAGAAACCCGAGGGTCCACAGAGACTTCTAGTAAGGCCAAGAGGGAGCCAGAAGAAAGTACTAGTAGTCATACAAACTGA
- the SCRN2 gene encoding secernin-2 isoform X1 yields MSITEHPRSCDCFVSLPPASLSSVVVFAKNSDRPRLEVQEVVYYGAATHPPGSKVMCTYIEVEQVPKTLAVVLSRPAWLWGAEMGANEMGVCIGNEAVWTKEPVEERDALLGMDLVRLALERASSAEAAVHVITDLLAQYGQGGSCKEDPEPFMYHNTFLLCDRLEAYVLETAGPYWAVERITEGARNISNQLSIGTSIWQEHPQLRSHALAQGWWNGTEDFNFKVVYSLKTQPVRMEAAKARYRAGQELLQRQVGHITPESMMQLLRNKESGICMDSGGFRTTSSMVSVLPRCPHLPCIHLLTATPDPSRSVFKPFVFGPKVTQVPWVLSPTFGENDPLRQTPRFQTQVDRQHELYKNHQRALEASEGNEDTKRILQDKQGKMEAENLSLVNNLLGALDGSDLSDLSDLFLRCVKKELTLYREQNN; encoded by the exons ATGTCGATAACAGAGCACCCCCGCTCTTGTGACTGTTTTGTGTCGCTTCCTCCAGCCTCACTTTCATCAGTGGTTGTTTTTGCAAAGAACTCTGACCGACCTCGCTTGGAAGTCCAAGAGGTTGTGTACTATGGGGCTGCTACACATCCACCAGGGTCAAAGGTTATG TGCACCTACATAGAAGTGGAGCAGGTACCAAAAACACTAGCTGTAGTGTTGAGTCGGCCAGCTTGGTTGTGGGGTGCAGAAATGGGTGCTAATGAAATGGGGGTCTGCATCGGGAATGAAGCTGTGTGGACTAAGGAACCGGTAGAAGAGCGTGATGCCCTCCTTGGCATGGATTTGGTCAG ACTCGCTCTGGAGCGTGCCAGTTCCGCAGAAGCTGCTGTCCATGTAATCACTGATCTGCTTGCCCAATATGGACAGGGAGGTAGCTGCAAGGAGGATCCCGAGCCTTTCATGTACCACAACACGTTCTTACTGTGTGACCGTCTAGAAGCCTATGTGCTTGAGACGGCTGGTCCATACTGGGCAGTGGAGAGAATTACAG AAGGTGCTCGAAACATTTCTAACCAGCTTAGCATAGGTACATCGATATGGCAGGAGCACCCTCAGCTCCGTTCGCATGCCCTTGCACAGGGTTGGTGGAATGGGACCGAAGATTTCAACTTCAAAGTTGTCTATTCTTTAAAGACACAGCCAGTACGTATGGAGGCCGCAAAAGCAAGATACAGAGCTGGGCAAGAACTACTCCAAAGACAAGTAG GGCATATCACACCAGAGTCAATGATGCAGCTTTTAAGAAATAAGGAGAGCGGGATCTGTATGGACTCTGGGGGCTTCCGTACTACATCCAGTATGGTATCTGTACTTCCTCGCTGTCCTCATTTACCGTGCATCCATCTGCTGACTGCTACACCTGATCCATCCAG GTCTGTATTTAAGCCTTTTGTGTTTGGTCCAAAAGTGACACAAGTGCCATGGGTGCTGTCACCCACTTTTGGAGAAAATGACCCTCTCAGGCAAACACCACGCTTTCAGACACAGGTGGACAGACAGCATGAGCTCTACAAGAATCACCAGAGAGCACTTGAGGCATCTGAAGGAAATGAG GATACTAAGCGGATCCTACAGGACAAACAAGGGAAGATGGAAGCTGAAAATCTCTCACTGGTCAATAATCTTCTCGGTGCACTCgatggttctgacctttcagacttgtCTGACCTATTTCTTCGCTGTGTGAAGAAGGAACTTACATTATACAGAGAGCAAAACAATTAA
- the SCRN2 gene encoding secernin-2 isoform X2 translates to MSITEHPRSCDCFVSLPPASLSSVVVFAKNSDRPRLEVQEVVYYGAATHPPGSKVMCTYIEVEQVPKTLAVVLSRPAWLWGAEMGANEMGVCIGNEAVWTKEPVEERDALLGMDLVRLALERASSAEAAVHVITDLLAQYGQGGSCKEDPEPFMYHNTFLLCDRLEAYVLETAGPYWAVERITGARNISNQLSIGTSIWQEHPQLRSHALAQGWWNGTEDFNFKVVYSLKTQPVRMEAAKARYRAGQELLQRQVGHITPESMMQLLRNKESGICMDSGGFRTTSSMVSVLPRCPHLPCIHLLTATPDPSRSVFKPFVFGPKVTQVPWVLSPTFGENDPLRQTPRFQTQVDRQHELYKNHQRALEASEGNEDTKRILQDKQGKMEAENLSLVNNLLGALDGSDLSDLSDLFLRCVKKELTLYREQNN, encoded by the exons ATGTCGATAACAGAGCACCCCCGCTCTTGTGACTGTTTTGTGTCGCTTCCTCCAGCCTCACTTTCATCAGTGGTTGTTTTTGCAAAGAACTCTGACCGACCTCGCTTGGAAGTCCAAGAGGTTGTGTACTATGGGGCTGCTACACATCCACCAGGGTCAAAGGTTATG TGCACCTACATAGAAGTGGAGCAGGTACCAAAAACACTAGCTGTAGTGTTGAGTCGGCCAGCTTGGTTGTGGGGTGCAGAAATGGGTGCTAATGAAATGGGGGTCTGCATCGGGAATGAAGCTGTGTGGACTAAGGAACCGGTAGAAGAGCGTGATGCCCTCCTTGGCATGGATTTGGTCAG ACTCGCTCTGGAGCGTGCCAGTTCCGCAGAAGCTGCTGTCCATGTAATCACTGATCTGCTTGCCCAATATGGACAGGGAGGTAGCTGCAAGGAGGATCCCGAGCCTTTCATGTACCACAACACGTTCTTACTGTGTGACCGTCTAGAAGCCTATGTGCTTGAGACGGCTGGTCCATACTGGGCAGTGGAGAGAATTACAG GTGCTCGAAACATTTCTAACCAGCTTAGCATAGGTACATCGATATGGCAGGAGCACCCTCAGCTCCGTTCGCATGCCCTTGCACAGGGTTGGTGGAATGGGACCGAAGATTTCAACTTCAAAGTTGTCTATTCTTTAAAGACACAGCCAGTACGTATGGAGGCCGCAAAAGCAAGATACAGAGCTGGGCAAGAACTACTCCAAAGACAAGTAG GGCATATCACACCAGAGTCAATGATGCAGCTTTTAAGAAATAAGGAGAGCGGGATCTGTATGGACTCTGGGGGCTTCCGTACTACATCCAGTATGGTATCTGTACTTCCTCGCTGTCCTCATTTACCGTGCATCCATCTGCTGACTGCTACACCTGATCCATCCAG GTCTGTATTTAAGCCTTTTGTGTTTGGTCCAAAAGTGACACAAGTGCCATGGGTGCTGTCACCCACTTTTGGAGAAAATGACCCTCTCAGGCAAACACCACGCTTTCAGACACAGGTGGACAGACAGCATGAGCTCTACAAGAATCACCAGAGAGCACTTGAGGCATCTGAAGGAAATGAG GATACTAAGCGGATCCTACAGGACAAACAAGGGAAGATGGAAGCTGAAAATCTCTCACTGGTCAATAATCTTCTCGGTGCACTCgatggttctgacctttcagacttgtCTGACCTATTTCTTCGCTGTGTGAAGAAGGAACTTACATTATACAGAGAGCAAAACAATTAA
- the LRRC46 gene encoding leucine-rich repeat-containing protein 46, with product MAGGDGEDEASLVGVIVRRNLEPGARGDSQGSQALLHLRTVRLDREGITTLKNLEMVKEVQSLYLQENQIKNIENVDVLKNLRFLNLSWNKVEKIQNLWCLTNLQVLDLSHNLIKKLDTSEIPQSLLILDLTGNPCTKAKDYRQQLLDALPFLQDLDGEPVRDSANRNSLSENEEEEDRNSSDDSDETSLPFDVSGGLSFVCQEMIERSYQRRHRALREHEERLSEINNTPDKQPLIPLTSDTANIVPQEIPSVSLQQETTCATKPQNSIISEKRQQSSALVNKQRKDQKNNDTMPASKPVTKNEGSSSSRSSGSARSSIGLNRTTAKRLTPSAPQSKVDNAPAERNTKVTTAQKDRQAISAPPTRKMNAVPTKTTLQAPEKTPTRHCSTTASSTPQNERQAASAPTKKTLQSPEKLLMTRLKVSCNVQGLRKKTP from the exons ATGGCAGGAG GGGACGGAGAGGACGAAGCTTCCTTAGTAGGTGTCATAGTGAGGAGGAATCTAGAGCCTGGTGCACGAGGAGACTCTCAGGG TTCTCAGGCATTGCTCCATCTACGAACAGTGAGACTGGACAGAGAAGGGATCACAACACTGAAGAATCTGGAGATGGTGAAGGAGGTTCAGAGCCTGTACCTACAAGAG AATCAAATAAAGAATATTGAAAATGTAGATGTTCTCAAGAATCTGAG ATTCCTTAATCTTTCTTGGAACAAAGTGGAGAAAATCCAAAACCTTTGGTGTCTGACAAATCTTCAGGTCCTGGATCTATCCCACAATTTGATCAAGAAGCTGGACACAA GTGAAATACCCCAAAGTCTTCTAATCCTGGACCTTACAGGGAATCCATGTACTAAGGCAAAAGACTACCG ACAGCAGTTACTCGATGCCTTGCCTTTCCTTCAGGATCTGGACGGAGAGCCAGTGAGAGACTCTGCTAATCGGAACTCTTTAAGTGAaaatgaggaagaggaggatagAAATAGTAGTGATGACAGTGATGAGACAAGTCTACCCTTTGATGTTTCAG GAGGTCTCTCATTTGTGTGTCAGGAGATGATAGAAAGGTCCTATcaaagaagacacagagcactgagaGAACATGAGGAGCGCCTATCAGAGATCAATAATACCCCAGATAAACAGCCACTTATTCCACTCACAAGTGACACTGCCAATATAGTACCTCAAGAAATTCCCTCCGTGTCTCTGCAGCAAGAAACAACTTGTGCAACCAAGCCACAAAATTCTATTATTTCCGAAAAAAGGCAACAGAGTTCTGCTTTAGTCAATAAGCAACGCAAAGATCAGAAGAACAATGACACCATGCCAGCTTCCAAACCAGTCACTAAAAATGAGGGGTCTTCGTCATCCCGTTCATCTGGGTCAGCAAGGTCAAGTATAGGACTGAACAGGACCACTGCTAAAAGACTGACACCTTCTGCGCCCCAATCAAAAGTAGACAATGCTCCTGCAGAAAGAAATACAAAAGTTACCACTGCTCAGAAAGACAGACAGGCTATATCTGCCCCTCCTACCAGGAAAATGAATGCTGTGCCCACCAAAACTACATTGCAGGCACCGGAGAAGACTCCAACCAGGCACTGCTCAACCACTGCCTCTTCAACACCTCAAAATGAGAGACAGGCAGCATCTGCCCCTACCAAAAAAACTCTGCAGTCTCCAGAAAAGCTGCTGATGACTCGACTCAAAGTCAGTTGTAACGTACAGGGATTAAGAAAAAAGACACCATGA